In the genome of Calditrichota bacterium, the window CTTCCGGCACATTCGCCAAAAAGTCGGCTTCCTGGTCGTCGTAAATGAGCTCATCGGAAAAAGCCGGGGTAAACATCTGCCGGCAGATGATTAATTCCCGCCGCGGGCGCGTAATGGCCACATAAAATACGCGGCGTTCCTCATCGAGATTCCCTTCCATCACGGCCCAGCGGGAAGGAAAGTCTCCCGGGTTCACCGACAAGACAAACACCACATCCCATTCCAGGCCTTTTGCCTGGTGTACGGTTGTGAGCACCAGTTTTTTTTCTTCAGAGGGGGCCGCCTCCCGGTCCAGATCATCCTCCGCCAGCAAAATGTCGGCCAGAAATTGCTGACAGGTGGCATATCGATTGGCAATTTCCGCCAATCGTTCCAGATCCCGCTGACGTTCCCGATAATTGGCAAAATGGGTTTCCAGATAGTCTTTGTAAAATTCTCTTAAGATCCGTTGAATCATCGCCCCGGGTGATTTTTCCAGTCGAAGTTTCCGAATCAAGCCCTTGAATCCTTCAAAGCCCTCCGCTTGCTTCGACGCAATCAACTGGTCCAATTCCACAAAAGGATCGCGCTCGCCTTCAAGGGCCTGCAAAATACGGCTGGAAATGCGGCCGGCCGTCGCCTTCCCGATCCCTTCAAAAAGCATGAGCGCCCGATCCCAGGCAATTTGATCGCGCGGATTGGTTAGAAGCCGCAAAAAGGAAAGCACATCTTTTACGTGGGCGCTTTCCGTGAATTTGACGCCGGAATAAATCTCAAAGGGGATACCGGCATGGGTCAGTTCAATTTGCACCTCTAACGAATGGGAGTGAGACCGGTACAAAATGCCCATTTCATTCAAAGGGACGTCCGCGGCGATGAATTCCCGTACCCGCTGGGTGACAAATTTTGCCTGCTGGTCCCGATCCAGTGTAATGGCAATAATCGGTTTGGGGCCATCCCCTTTAACCGCGCGCAGTTCCTTCTGAAAAACGTTATTGGGAATCATTTCATTGATAAACGCCACAATCTGGCGGGTGCTTCGGTAATTATTTTGAATCTTGAAAACCCGGCAATCCGGATGCCGGGCAAAATCCAAGATATTTTGATAACGGGCCCCCCGAAACGAATAAATGCTTTGCGCATCATCCCCAACCACCATTAAATTCCCGTGGACGGCTG includes:
- a CDS encoding ATP-dependent helicase: MFSPETENVARKTYRLKERGKPLASFYDRLDDDQREAVLKSQGRSLVIAGPGSGKTHVITYKVAHLIQSGMLPTDILLVTFTRRAAREMIHRSQALVRRDLSDMLAGTFHHVCNRLLRRYGSHVGVAPNFTILDRDDSISLLKISRREYLTRNFAKEKQPKVLAPRALADLYAYMGNVLISLREAVLELHPRFVPSLDHLEAIYRDYLRRKAQLNALDYDDLQIYVMRLLEENPVIAQKISDQFRWVLVDEFQDTSLIQAQLAEKWAAVHGNLMVVGDDAQSIYSFRGARYQNILDFARHPDCRVFKIQNNYRSTRQIVAFINEMIPNNVFQKELRAVKGDGPKPIIAITLDRDQQAKFVTQRVREFIAADVPLNEMGILYRSHSHSLEVQIELTHAGIPFEIYSGVKFTESAHVKDVLSFLRLLTNPRDQIAWDRALMLFEGIGKATAGRISSRILQALEGERDPFVELDQLIASKQAEGFEGFKGLIRKLRLEKSPGAMIQRILREFYKDYLETHFANYRERQRDLERLAEIANRYATCQQFLADILLAEDDLDREAAPSEEKKLVLTTVHQAKGLEWDVVFVLSVNPGDFPSRWAVMEGNLDEERRVFYVAITRPRRELIICRQMFTPAFSDELIYDDQEADFLANVPEELVEFWNVE